Proteins encoded together in one Columba livia isolate bColLiv1 breed racing homer chromosome 3, bColLiv1.pat.W.v2, whole genome shotgun sequence window:
- the EVA1A gene encoding protein eva-1 homolog A isoform X6 codes for MEPVGVSTEMALLSNILAAYAFITENPERAALYFVSGVCIGLVLTLLALVLRVSCRTDCKRSSAKKPPRERESDSDSSDSDDDSDTTSDLSARRHRRFERTLNMNVFTSAEELERAQRLEERERIIREIWMNGQPDIPGTRSLNRYY; via the exons ATGGAGCCCGTGGGCGTCAGCACGGAGATGGCCCTGCTCAGCAACATCCTAGCAGCCTATGCCTTCATCACAG AAAACCCTGAGCGAGCTGCTCTGTATTTTGTCTCCGGAGTGTGCATTGGACTTGTCTTGACCCTGCTGGCCCTGGTGCTAAGGGTGTCCTGCCGAACGGACTGCAAACGCTCCTCCGCCAAAAAACCTCCTCGGGAGCGGGAGAGCGACAGCGACAGCAGTGACAGCGATGATGATTCGGACACCACGTCGGACCTGTCGGCCCGCAGGCACCGCAGGTTTGAGAGGACTTTGAACATGAATGTCTTCACTTCAGCGGAGGAGCTGGAGCGAGCCCAGCGGCTGGAGGAGCGGGAGCGCATCATCCGCGAGATCTGGATGAATGGCCAGCCCGACATCCCAGGGACCAGGAGCCTCAATCGTTACTACTAA
- the EVA1A gene encoding protein eva-1 homolog A isoform X5, which produces MLPGCRQEKKKGRSATFYPLDNTPFLHPVDETQLPALNSSMEPVGVSTEMALLSNILAAYAFITENPERAALYFVSGVCIGLVLTLLALVLRVSCRTDCKRSSAKKPPRERESDSDSSDSDDDSDTTSDLSARRHRRFERTLNMNVFTSAEELERAQRLEERERIIREIWMNGQPDIPGTRSLNRYY; this is translated from the exons ATGCTGCCTGGATGCAGACAGG agaagaagaaagggagatcGGCCACCTTCTACCCTCTAGACAACactcctttcctgcaccccgtGGATGAGACACAACTGCCGGCGCTCAACAGCAGCATGGAGCCCGTGGGCGTCAGCACGGAGATGGCCCTGCTCAGCAACATCCTAGCAGCCTATGCCTTCATCACAG AAAACCCTGAGCGAGCTGCTCTGTATTTTGTCTCCGGAGTGTGCATTGGACTTGTCTTGACCCTGCTGGCCCTGGTGCTAAGGGTGTCCTGCCGAACGGACTGCAAACGCTCCTCCGCCAAAAAACCTCCTCGGGAGCGGGAGAGCGACAGCGACAGCAGTGACAGCGATGATGATTCGGACACCACGTCGGACCTGTCGGCCCGCAGGCACCGCAGGTTTGAGAGGACTTTGAACATGAATGTCTTCACTTCAGCGGAGGAGCTGGAGCGAGCCCAGCGGCTGGAGGAGCGGGAGCGCATCATCCGCGAGATCTGGATGAATGGCCAGCCCGACATCCCAGGGACCAGGAGCCTCAATCGTTACTACTAA
- the EVA1A gene encoding protein eva-1 homolog A isoform X4: protein MLPGCRQAEKKKGRSATFYPLDNTPFLHPVDETQLPALNSSMEPVGVSTEMALLSNILAAYAFITENPERAALYFVSGVCIGLVLTLLALVLRVSCRTDCKRSSAKKPPRERESDSDSSDSDDDSDTTSDLSARRHRRFERTLNMNVFTSAEELERAQRLEERERIIREIWMNGQPDIPGTRSLNRYY, encoded by the exons ATGCTGCCTGGATGCAGACAGG cagagaagaagaaagggagatcGGCCACCTTCTACCCTCTAGACAACactcctttcctgcaccccgtGGATGAGACACAACTGCCGGCGCTCAACAGCAGCATGGAGCCCGTGGGCGTCAGCACGGAGATGGCCCTGCTCAGCAACATCCTAGCAGCCTATGCCTTCATCACAG AAAACCCTGAGCGAGCTGCTCTGTATTTTGTCTCCGGAGTGTGCATTGGACTTGTCTTGACCCTGCTGGCCCTGGTGCTAAGGGTGTCCTGCCGAACGGACTGCAAACGCTCCTCCGCCAAAAAACCTCCTCGGGAGCGGGAGAGCGACAGCGACAGCAGTGACAGCGATGATGATTCGGACACCACGTCGGACCTGTCGGCCCGCAGGCACCGCAGGTTTGAGAGGACTTTGAACATGAATGTCTTCACTTCAGCGGAGGAGCTGGAGCGAGCCCAGCGGCTGGAGGAGCGGGAGCGCATCATCCGCGAGATCTGGATGAATGGCCAGCCCGACATCCCAGGGACCAGGAGCCTCAATCGTTACTACTAA